In Tursiops truncatus isolate mTurTru1 chromosome 9, mTurTru1.mat.Y, whole genome shotgun sequence, a single genomic region encodes these proteins:
- the LOC117313568 gene encoding interferon-related developmental regulator 1, producing the protein MRFICELSSSGGQHRNVQPFSDEDASIETMSHCSGYSDPSSFAEDGPEVLDEEGTQEDLEYKLKGFIDLTLDKSAKTRQAALEGIKNILASKMLYEFILERRMTLTDSIERCLKKGKGDEQRAAAALASVLCIQLGPGIESEEVLKTLGPILKKIICDGTASIQARQTCATCFAVCCFIATDDITELYSTLQCLENIFTKSYLKENDTNVVCSTPTTALHISSLLVWTLLLTICPINEVKKKLEVHFHKLPSLLSSDDVNMRIAAGESLALLFELARGIESDFFYEDMESLTQMLRALATDGTKHRAKVDKRKQRSVFRDILRAVEERDFPTETVKFGPERMYIDCWVKKHTYDTFKEVLGSGMQYHLQSNEFLRNVFELGPPVMLDAATLKTMKISRFERHLYNSAAFKARTKARSKCRDKRADVGEFF; encoded by the coding sequence ATGAGGTTCATTTGCGAACTTTCATCATCAGGTGGCCAGCATCGAAATGTTCAACCTTTTAGTGATGAGGATGCATCGATTGAAACAATGAGCCATTGCAGTGGTTACAGTGATCCTTCCAGTTTTGCTGAAGATGGACCAGAAGTCCTCGATGAGGAAGGAACTCAAGAAGACTTAGAGTATAAGTTGAAGGGATTCATTGACCTGACCCTAGATAAGAGTGCGAAGACAAGGCAGGCAGCTCTTGAAGGTATTAAAAATATACTGGCTTCAAAGATGCTTTATGAATTTATTCTGGAAAGAAGAATGACTTTAACTGATAGCATTGAACGCTGCCTGAAAAAAGGTAAAGGTGATGAGCAGCGTGCAGCTGCAGCATTagcatctgttctctgtattcaGTTGGGCCCTGGAATTGAAAGTGAAGAGGTTTTAAAGACTCTTGGACCAAtcctgaagaaaataatttgtgatGGAACAGCTAGTATCCAGGCTAGGCAAACTTGTGCAACTTGCTTTGCTGTTTGCTGTTTTATTGCCACAGATGACATTACTGAGCTGTATTCAACTCTGCAGTGTTTGGAAAATATCTTCACCAAGTCCTATCTCAAAGAGAACGACACTAATGTTGTCTGCAGCACCCCTACTACAGCGCTTCATATCAGCTCACTTCTCGTGTGGACATTATTACTGACCATATGCCCAATCAATGAAGTGAAGAAAAAGCTTGAGGTGCATTTCCATAAACTTCCAAGCCTCCTCTCTTCTGATGATGTAAACATGAGAATAGCTGCTGGTGAATCTCTGGCACTTCTGTTTGAATTGGCCAGAGGAATAGAGAGTGACTTTTTTTACGAAGACATGGAGTCTTTGACTCAGATGCTTAGGGCTTTGGCTACAGATGGAACTAAGCACCGGGCCAAAGTGGACAAGAGAAAGCAGCGGTCGGTGTTCAGAGACATCCTTAGGGCGGTAGAGGAACGGGATTTTCCAACAGAAACTGTTAAATTTGGTCCTGAACGCATGTATATTGATTGCTGGGTCAAAAAACATACATATGACACCTTTAAGGAGGTTCTTGGATCAGGGATGCAGTACCACTTGCAGTCAAATGAATTCCTTCGCAATGTTTTTGAACTTGGACCCCCAGTGATGCTTGATGCTGCAACACTTAAAACAATGAAGATTTCTCGTTTTGAAAGGCATTTATATAATTCTGCCGCCTTCAAAGCTCGAACAAAAGCCCGAAGCAAATGTCGAGATAAGAGAGCAGATGTTGGAGAATTCTTCTAG